A genomic window from Sulfurospirillum diekertiae includes:
- a CDS encoding AtpZ/AtpI family protein translates to MSEKPKYGKLIEGAEQLSLGISIVVAVLIGIGVGMLMSNVFNTPWLLWVGVFWGVGGAILNVYKAYKKNVASLDELKDDVRYKKYQQPKDDDEDDDDK, encoded by the coding sequence ATGAGTGAAAAACCAAAATACGGCAAACTGATCGAAGGGGCTGAACAGCTCTCATTAGGCATTTCCATTGTGGTAGCAGTGCTCATTGGTATTGGTGTTGGTATGTTAATGAGCAATGTGTTTAACACCCCATGGCTTTTATGGGTTGGTGTTTTTTGGGGAGTGGGTGGCGCTATTTTAAATGTCTACAAAGCTTACAAAAAAAATGTCGCTTCTTTAGATGAACTCAAAGATGATGTACGTTATAAAAAATACCAACAACCTAAAGATGATGATGAAGATGACGACGACAAGTAG
- a CDS encoding dehypoxanthine futalosine cyclase, producing MKRMSNEEALRLIREVDLNTLGEMALKRKMELHPENLTTFVVDRNINYTNVCWVDCKFCAFYRHHKEDEAYVLSFEEIGQKIEELIEIGGTQILFQGGVHPKLKIEWYEELVEWISTNYPSITIHGFSAIEIDYIAKISKISYQEVLLRLQKKGLYSIPGAGAEILSDRVRDIIAPKKLGSEEWLGVHRAAHKIGMRSTATMMFGTLESDEEIIEHWEKIRELQDETGGFRAFIMWSFQSDHTKLKEEHPEIKKQSSNRYLRLLAVSRLYLDNFKNIQSSWVTQGSYIGQLALLFGANDLGSTMMEENVVKAAGAANRMNQTEMIKLIKDIGSIPAKRDTSYTILEKFA from the coding sequence ATGAAACGAATGAGTAATGAAGAGGCCTTACGTCTAATTCGTGAGGTAGATCTTAATACATTAGGTGAGATGGCGTTGAAGCGCAAAATGGAGCTTCACCCTGAAAATTTGACAACATTTGTTGTCGATCGCAACATCAATTATACGAATGTCTGTTGGGTTGATTGTAAATTTTGTGCCTTTTACCGTCATCATAAAGAAGATGAAGCGTATGTACTCTCCTTTGAAGAGATTGGTCAGAAAATCGAAGAGTTGATTGAAATCGGTGGAACGCAAATCCTGTTTCAAGGAGGTGTACATCCTAAGCTTAAAATTGAATGGTATGAAGAGTTGGTGGAGTGGATTAGTACCAATTATCCTAGTATCACGATTCATGGATTCTCAGCTATTGAGATTGATTACATCGCTAAAATCTCGAAGATCAGTTACCAAGAAGTGCTCTTACGTCTTCAGAAAAAAGGGCTTTATAGCATTCCCGGAGCTGGAGCAGAGATACTCAGTGACCGTGTTCGTGATATTATCGCACCTAAGAAATTAGGGAGCGAAGAGTGGCTTGGCGTACACAGAGCCGCTCATAAAATCGGTATGAGATCAACTGCAACGATGATGTTTGGAACGCTGGAAAGCGATGAAGAGATCATCGAGCATTGGGAAAAAATTAGAGAGCTGCAAGATGAAACAGGTGGTTTTCGAGCCTTCATCATGTGGAGTTTTCAAAGTGATCATACCAAGCTTAAAGAAGAACATCCTGAGATTAAAAAGCAGTCCTCAAATCGCTATCTCAGGCTTCTAGCCGTGAGTCGTTTGTACCTTGATAATTTTAAAAATATTCAAAGTTCATGGGTAACACAAGGCAGTTACATTGGTCAGCTTGCTCTGCTGTTTGGAGCGAATGATCTAGGCAGTACGATGATGGAAGAGAACGTCGTCAAAGCAGCAGGTGCAGCTAATCGCATGAATCAAACGGAGATGATTAAGCTCATCAAAGATATTGGGTCTATCCCTGCCAAACGTGATACATCGTACACGATTTTGGAGAAGTTCGCATGA